The Anopheles moucheti chromosome 3, idAnoMoucSN_F20_07, whole genome shotgun sequence genome contains the following window.
ctcaGAGGTAGCATGGATTTTGACCCGCAAACGACACCCTGACATTGAAACGATGAAGAAGGCGTACACTGTGCTTGATAGTGCAAAGATCTCCCGTGCGTATCTGACCCGTACGGATCAGAAAAACTGTGGTGAAGAACTAGTAAAGGTCAGTAAAGGCATATACAAAACGACAGTCGTCAAGGGTTAAGCTATGAAGTAGGCTGGAGAAACATTTGGCCGATGTCGAAATGTGAATAGATACGCTCGTCGTCATCGTGATTCTGTAGTAATTAGGTAAAACTCTCCTATAAGTAAATATATGTGTTAAGAAACTTGCGTATTGTCACGCCTCGAGCACAAGACCACATTGAGAAACCACGTTTTGCAAGATCTACCAAACTCCATTGTTTTACCACGTGTTTGTTGTAAGTTTGAAATCCCACGATGCCCATGCAGCAAAAGCGCCAAACGCGAAACGTCAAAAGTGACGTTTGACACGATAGgtaattgttatttatttacattttgcttTCGCCCGTAGACAAAAAGgaaacgttttattttgtttcaactTCAGCACTTCCTCACTACATTCCAAAATTGTGTGCACCGAAACATGGATCCAACCGATTATCGTGCACTGCACGAAAGTCTGATGGAAAATAACAACGGAACAACCGCCATCAACGTGTTTCTGCACATCGCACCACCTGTGTTCAGCGTGTTTCACACGGTTCAGCTCATCACCGTGGCCAGTATCACACACATACCGCTTCGGTTTTTGGTGGAATTTTTCCTTATCGTGCTCCCGTTTATATTGCTGGTCACCGTGCTACACCGGTTAGCGCTTAACATCACGCTAACGTTACTCGTCCTATCCGCGATATCGGCCGTCCATCAAATCCGGCACCGATTGCACCTGATGCCGTTTGTGCAGGTACCCGGAAAGTCACCGCAATTTCTTACCTGCGTCCGGGCGTTGGTAAACCTCACGACGGCCGTCTGCATACTGGCGGTGGATTTTCATTGCTTTCCACGCGAGCTTGCCAAAACGGAAACGTTCGGCTACGGGCTGATGGATATCGGAGTGGGACTGTACGTGTTTAGCAATGGGATCGTGTACAAGGTACGTCCAGCTGATGAACGACGTGTAAATGCGGCTCGAGTGTGGAAGGTTCTCTCCGGAACGGGACCACTATTACTGCTCGGTTTTGGCCGATTTTTCCTCACCAACGAGCTGGACTATCAGTTGCACGTGTCGGAGTACGGAGTACACTGGAACTTTTTCATCACACTCGCGTTCGTAAAGTTTGCTGGTACGCTTATCATGGATCTGGTGCATGATCCGGAAGTGATTAAATTCGTAGCCATCACGCTGCTCTGCTGCCACGAAATGATGCTTCATCTCGGCGTGTCTCGGTACGTACTGAGCGCGGACACACACCGAACATCGTTCTTCTCCGCCAACCGGGAAGGAATCGTATCACTGCCGGGATATCTTGCCCTGTTCCTTGCCTCCGTGTACATCGGCTGGGTTGTACGACCGTCGGAGGAGATAACGCTTGCGAAGAAATTTCTACGCCGGGCGGCAAAGATTGCCATTATGGCCGGTGTCTGCTGGAAGATGATTTACGTGTGCGAGGACATGTTCGGCATTTCGCGCCGTCTCGCCAACATGGGTTACTGCTTCTGGATACTGGCGATCGGAAGCAGCGTAACGGCgctgtttatgtttttcgaGCTGTTTGTGTACTTTGTCCGGTTCGAGGAACCGAAATCGCCGGATCAGATTATGAAGACGGATGATTTCTGCATTCCATATGTACCGCTCGTACTGCAGGCGATCAATGCGAACGGGCTGTTCTTTTTCCTGATCGCAAATCTGCTCACCGGTCTGGTGAATCTGGTGTTTCAAACGTTCCTGCTGGGTAATGCAGCGGCCCTTACGATAATCAGTTATTATATGTTTATGGTGTGTGTAGCAGTATGTTTCCTGTACGTTAACAACGTAAAGTTAAAGATATGGTAAAATGCCTCGGTGTTGGCATTGGTTCACACCTCCAACAAGTCCGTTCCCAATCGATCTAGTCATAATGGccatttgtttgtaaaatagGTGTAGTAAAAAACGAGATGCATTAAACTATAAATTATACCAATGATTAGGCTTCTAATTAGGCTAATGATTCAACTCATAATGAACACGCACGGACAAAACGCACCATCGTCATCAAAATCGCctttgaaacaaaataaagataaCAGCGTTTAAAGTAAAACAACCGTACACGATTGTTTGGTAAAATGATATTACacaagcgtttttttttggattaaAAATACTGTTTGCTTTCCCCTTCCTGTTTGTAAGAGCACTACAAGCAGGCTCGCGAGCTAGCCTTTGTGAGAGTATAAATATCATATGTAAAGCCATCAGGTTCCTACCCAATCTCGATAAGTTTCGTAAAGCTTACGTGTGTAATAATAAGTACGAGTTTGTTGCTGCGCTCGTCAATAAAACGAGCCCAACGAGGTTTTCCTCCTATACGCCCTACAACCTAAGAAGCCATTTTCCATCCCGATTAGTAGGTATTATAAGGCGAGTATTTTGCTTACGATAAAATAGGTCGGCTACCTTCTAAAGCTCATCTTTCTTTGCTGGACGGTTTGCTTTTGAGTGTAAAAACTTCTGGAACTCTTGGTGGTTCTTCACCTGTTTGGCCGCTTTCGCCACCAAACGCTCGAATTCGTTCACATCGAACGCGTAGTTGGTGAACTTTGCATGTCGTTCGTCACGTTCCGGATGTTTTCCTTCGCCTTCCGGGTATACGAGATGATCTCGCTCCCAGGTGAGATAGTGTACGCCTCGGAGTCGTGCCAAATCCCGGTAGCAGTTAGGATCCTCGCAATGGTACAGTTCGAACAGGGTGGCCCACTTCGGTAGGAAAAGAAGATGAGTTAATCCGGCACCGTGCATGCCAATAAAGATATCACTGTTGCGCGTGATTCGTAGCTGCTCAATGAATGACAGCTCGTGCCCGTAGCTAACACGCTGCACCAGATAATCGGGATTATTTGCAATTCTATCCATCAGTGCTTCTTCATTTAGCACTCTGCGATAACGCGTTTGAC
Protein-coding sequences here:
- the LOC128303660 gene encoding uncharacterized protein LOC128303660; its protein translation is MDPTDYRALHESLMENNNGTTAINVFLHIAPPVFSVFHTVQLITVASITHIPLRFLVEFFLIVLPFILLVTVLHRLALNITLTLLVLSAISAVHQIRHRLHLMPFVQVPGKSPQFLTCVRALVNLTTAVCILAVDFHCFPRELAKTETFGYGLMDIGVGLYVFSNGIVYKVRPADERRVNAARVWKVLSGTGPLLLLGFGRFFLTNELDYQLHVSEYGVHWNFFITLAFVKFAGTLIMDLVHDPEVIKFVAITLLCCHEMMLHLGVSRYVLSADTHRTSFFSANREGIVSLPGYLALFLASVYIGWVVRPSEEITLAKKFLRRAAKIAIMAGVCWKMIYVCEDMFGISRRLANMGYCFWILAIGSSVTALFMFFELFVYFVRFEEPKSPDQIMKTDDFCIPYVPLVLQAINANGLFFFLIANLLTGLVNLVFQTFLLGNAAALTIISYYMFMVCVAVCFLYVNNVKLKIW